The Synechococcus sp. BL107 nucleotide sequence TACGGCGACAAAATTCTGTTCCTTGGAGCGGACTTAGAAGTCGAACGAGGCGACCGAATTGCATTCGTTGGCCCGAATGGTGCGGGGAAGTCGACCCTGCTGCGCCTCGTGATGGGAGCAGAAATCCCCGATGAAGGGATCGCACAACTTGGTGAACACAACGTGGTGGCGGGCTATTTCGAACAAAACCAGGCGGAAGCCCTCGACCTCAACAAAACCGTGATCGACACGATGTACGAGGCCGTTCCCGACTGGACGCAAACCCAGGTGCGCTCCTTGCTCGGCAATTTCTGCTTCAGCAACGACAGCGTTTTCAAGGATGTCGGCCAACTCAGCGGTGGAGAAAAAGCACGTTTGGCATTGGCATTAATGCTGCTGAGCCCATGCAATCTTTTGGTGCTGGATGAACCAACCAATCACCTCGACATCCCAGCTAAACAAATGCTGGAAGATGCCTTAATGGCCTACGAAGGCGCTGCACTTCTGGTCTCCCACGACCGCTATTTCATCTCCCGAGTCGCCAACAGAATCGTTGAACTACGTGATGGTGAGCTCGTTCTGTATCGAGGTGATTACAGCTACTACCTCGAGAAAAAAGAAGAGGAAAGAGCTGAAGCCCGGGAAAAAGAATTGGCTGCTCAACGTGATGCCAAGAAAAAGGCCAATAAAGACAAACAAAAGGCACGTACCGCCCGAAAGAAAAAGTCGGTCTGAACTGGACTTTCATCCGCCTGGGGGAAAAGTACACAGACTTTTAGGCAGGAAGACTTATTTGTGTTTACCGAATCAAATGATGTGCATAAGCTGACAAAACTCAACCGTAGACGCGATGGCAATGGCTCTAGGTCCTGGCTCCTCCACTCCCGGCATTGCTTTATCGATGACAGCCTCGGAGCCCCACGAGCAGACCTGGGACGCTGTTGAAACCTATTTCGAGTGCATCACAACCTGCTCTTTAGACGACGGCGAGTGCATCACGCGCTGCGTCGACCAGCTACGCGATTCCGACGACGAGTGATCACGCTCGCTTTCGTTGGCCGCTTCAAGATTTTTCCCGATCATCTCGGATCGAAGAACGACAGATCAACAGGCTTGAGTCGAACAATCTTCGAATCGCCTGCTCGACGGATTTGAAGGGTCAAAGTTTCTCCCACCCCACGGCGCTCAATCGCACTGACAACTGCGGCTGGTCCATCAACGGCTTGTCCGTCAACGGCGGTGATGACATCCTCCACCTGAAGCCCTGCCTGGTCAGCTGGCCCCATCTTTTGAATCGACCGAATCACGGCACCATTCGGTGCTGGTTCGCCTGGACGATCTGCAGGGACCCGCGATAAACCAATCCCAATTACGGGGTGGCGCGCCTTGCCCGTGGCCACCAATTCCGAGGCAATGGCCTTGGCACGATTGATCGGGATCGCAAACCCCAAGCCGGCGCCAGGCCCGGAACGCACCAGGGTATTAATGCCAATCACCTCGCCCTCAGCATTGAGCAGCGGTCCTCCAGAGTTACCAGGATTAATCGCAGCATCCGTTTGGATCAGATCAAGACGCTTGCCTGAGATCCCAAGCTGAGAAACATTTCGATTCAGGTTGCTGATGATGCCGAGCGTCACGGTGTTTTCCAATCCATAGGGATTCCCTACGGCAATCGCCCAATCGCCAACATTGAGGCTGTCTGAATTTCCGAGAGCCGCGACCGGCCACAACCCCTCTCCTTCCAAACGCACAACCGCCAAGTCAGTCAGGCTGTCTGTGCCAATCACCCGTCCCTTCACACGACGTCCATCCGACAAACCAACCGTGAGCTGCTCTGCCCCCTCAACAACATGGGCATTCGTTAGGAGCAGACCCCGGGAATCGAATAACACTCCGCTGCCTTGGCCTCGCTGCACGCGTGGACGCGATGGAGCTCCTCTAGGCACAACTCCAAAGAAGTTGCGAAACAAGGGATTGAGCCTGATCCCCTCCGGCAACCCAGACAAGCTTGGACTTTGCATCGTCCGCGACGTTTCCAAGGTGACAACGGCAGGTCCACTGCGTTTCACCGCTGTTGCCACGAACGACGTCCGGGGTAAAACCGCACGGGCACTGACAGGAGGTTGCGGCAGGAGTAGCGGGAGCACTGACATCCCGCTCGCCAATGCACCTCCAACCAATGCAGACGTGACAAAAAAGCGCGTGCGATCTGACACCCCGACCATCCCTGACTGACGTTGAGCTGACGCTACGCAATTCAACGGGTGGAAACCAGGAAAGATGAATTTGACGTGTGACTGAGTGCAATCCATGCCCAATTCAGGCCAGGATGAGACGGTCGGAACGATCTGGCTCCACGATGCTCAGCGCTCTGTTTCCACTGCTGTACGGGACAGTTTTGGTAGCCCTGCTTTGGCAAGCCTTTCGCGTGATGGGCAAGGGATTCCGAGCTGCCAGCGGCCCGATTAGTGAACCCAACGACCGCACGGGACGCATCACGGTGCATCCCGAACTGTTGGACAGCGATGGGCGGGTTACCAACGAAGACCTACTGACCGTGCGCTTTAGCGGCAACGATGACGGGGAAACCGAGACCCATGGGCACGGCACTGAATAAGTTGGTAAACAGGAGTTGATCAGGGGTCGTCCGAAGTGGATCAAAGAACACGCATCGTCGCCGCGGTGATGAAGGGCATGAAATTGCCCCCCAGGTTTCGATTGCGACTGGTCAAAGAGGATCCGGTTCGTCTCGAATTGAGCGTCACACCGGCCTACGGGAAAGACCCAATCATCGTGGGGCTTGTGGAATCACTTGACCTGGTGGCAAGACGTGACCGGGAAGGTCGAATTCCTCGGGATCTCCAGGGCACATGGGACTGGACCGTGCGCCATGGCCAAGTCAGCACCGGTGGCTGGAACCCGTATCTCAAGGAAGCCCTTCAAACCATGTTTGAAACAGGCCTTCCAGCAATTGTGTTCGAGGAACTCACCGGAGAGGAGTACCACCCCGTGGATGGAACCCGCCACGTGCGATAACGAATTCGCATCTCTTCGGGCGTGCGCATCACAACAGACAAGCGGTCATGGCGAGGCCTAAAGCAAGTTCAATTCGTCCTCTGAGGATTCGTTCATGGGCATTCTCTCCATGTCAATCGGTCCCTTGGTTCGTTTGCTCGCGGCCATCGGCGCCGTCAGCAGCGTTGCCATGATTGCGCTGCTGAACCTGCACTACTGACAGCTCCCCAGACGGCTTGACGGATTTCCCAATTGATCCGCTGCTTCCAACGATCTGCCAGCAGATCAAACCCGGAAGTACCTTGCTCCTTCAGGCACCTCCAGGAGCGGGAAAAACCACGCGGGTTCCTCTGGCCTTAATTGGCGCCCTGCCCCCCATCGCGGCAGAGATCACGCGATCGGGACGCGTCTTGATGGTGGAACCCCGACGACTCGCCACCCGAGCAGCAGCCACACGACTGGCTCAATCCCTGGACGAACCACTGGGCCAACGGATCGGCTATGCCATGCGAGGCGAGCAAAAACGTTCTGCCAACACCCAGGTGGAAGTGGTCACAGATGGGCTTTTTCTTCGGCGTCTTCAAGCCGACCCATCGCTTGAGGGCGTGTCGTGCGTTCTCTTTGATGAATTCCATGAGCGCCGCAAAGATGCAGATCTAGCCCTTGCACTCCTGAGGGAAGCCGCGCCAATCCTCCGACCCGACTTGGCTCTCGTGCTGATGTCGGCAACCCTGGATCTTTCGGATTTACGCGATCGCCTGCCCCAAGCCGAGGTTCTAGAGAGTGCGGGGCGTTGTTACCCCGTCGAAACCCATCACCAAAGAGCCCGGGAGAACGAATCACTCCCCCGCCAGGTGCTGCGCGCCCTCGAAAACCATGCTTTGACATTGCCCCATGGCAGTGGGGCGTTGGTTTTTCTCCCAGGCCTACGTGAGATCGAACGCTGCCGCACCCTGCTCAGTGATGCCAATGCGCTGCAACGTTGGCGCATTGCCATCCTTCACGGACAACTTCCCCTCGACAGCCAAAGTGCCGCCTTGCATCGTTGCGGTCCGGAACATGACGGCACGGTGATCTTGGCCAGTGGGATTGCCGAAAGCTCAATCACGATTGACGCGGTTCGGCTTGTGATCGACAGCGGACTCAGTCGACAGCTCCGCTACGACCCAAACACCGGGATGGAGGGACTTGAAACTGTGCCCAGCAGCCTGGCGAGCGCCGAACAACGCCGAGGCCGAGCTGGTCGTCAAAGTGCCGGACAATGCGTCCGACTGTGGTCTCCCGCCGAGCAACAACGTCGGCCCAATTTCAGCCCTCCTGAGCTCCTTCTGGCAGATCCCCAGCCCATCCTGATGGAGCTGGCCCAGTGGGGAGCAGGTTTGGGAAATGATCTGCCCTGGCTCGATGCCCCTCCACAAGCCGCCATGCAGGAGGGCCTGTCAGACCTCCAAGCCTTGGGACTCCTGCAGCCCAATGGACAGCTGAGTCCGACGGGGCGACAGCTATCCACGTTGGGGGT carries:
- the hrpB gene encoding ATP-dependent helicase HrpB; its protein translation is MTDFPIDPLLPTICQQIKPGSTLLLQAPPGAGKTTRVPLALIGALPPIAAEITRSGRVLMVEPRRLATRAAATRLAQSLDEPLGQRIGYAMRGEQKRSANTQVEVVTDGLFLRRLQADPSLEGVSCVLFDEFHERRKDADLALALLREAAPILRPDLALVLMSATLDLSDLRDRLPQAEVLESAGRCYPVETHHQRARENESLPRQVLRALENHALTLPHGSGALVFLPGLREIERCRTLLSDANALQRWRIAILHGQLPLDSQSAALHRCGPEHDGTVILASGIAESSITIDAVRLVIDSGLSRQLRYDPNTGMEGLETVPSSLASAEQRRGRAGRQSAGQCVRLWSPAEQQRRPNFSPPELLLADPQPILMELAQWGAGLGNDLPWLDAPPQAAMQEGLSDLQALGLLQPNGQLSPTGRQLSTLGVHPRLGLLMLEARGRGCSKLGCDLAALLSERDPLAGCDAGCDLEARLSVVDQHRTLRERSRQLQQQLKRLGPPATKNNHSANAAELVLRAFPQWLAQERPGQPGRYRLRQGRGAVLSPQDPLRGSSALAVARVDTGGRDTLIQLALPLDSSALEKLGEREGSWIDSVSWDESRQQVKAERRLQLGDLVLRRTPQPTPSAEQCQALLLNALHEAGTLEALPWTAFNQQLRQRLSWMHRHYGPPWSARDRETLLQDTAWLAQTLLSCQSWRDVSPEMLTEALWGDLSWSERQRLDHVLPERIAIPSGRQAKLRYDDEEVVLPVKLQEMFGGITGPHVLGGEVPVTLELLSPAGRPLQRTQDLKGFWEGSYTDVRREMRGRYPKHPWPDDPSQATPTAFTKRKQQQKDD
- a CDS encoding DUF2973 domain-containing protein, with the translated sequence MLSALFPLLYGTVLVALLWQAFRVMGKGFRAASGPISEPNDRTGRITVHPELLDSDGRVTNEDLLTVRFSGNDDGETETHGHGTE
- a CDS encoding trypsin-like peptidase domain-containing protein yields the protein MVGVSDRTRFFVTSALVGGALASGMSVLPLLLPQPPVSARAVLPRTSFVATAVKRSGPAVVTLETSRTMQSPSLSGLPEGIRLNPLFRNFFGVVPRGAPSRPRVQRGQGSGVLFDSRGLLLTNAHVVEGAEQLTVGLSDGRRVKGRVIGTDSLTDLAVVRLEGEGLWPVAALGNSDSLNVGDWAIAVGNPYGLENTVTLGIISNLNRNVSQLGISGKRLDLIQTDAAINPGNSGGPLLNAEGEVIGINTLVRSGPGAGLGFAIPINRAKAIASELVATGKARHPVIGIGLSRVPADRPGEPAPNGAVIRSIQKMGPADQAGLQVEDVITAVDGQAVDGPAAVVSAIERRGVGETLTLQIRRAGDSKIVRLKPVDLSFFDPR